In Streptomyces sp. NBC_01551, one DNA window encodes the following:
- a CDS encoding MFS transporter — MSALEPRAPQRTAPVPVPAPASPEGGIMGAAYRTLSFGIISVVFLIAFEATAVGTAMPVAARELEGIGLYAFAFSAYFTTSLFGMVLAGQWADRQGPLRPLTVGIGAFAAGLVCSGTAGAMWVFVLGRAVQGFGGGLVIVALYVVVSRAYEERLRPAIMAAFAASWVVPSIVGPLASGTVTEHLGWRWVFLGIPVLVVVPLVVALPAIRRSASGPVDPDAPAEAFDRRRIRLALGISIGAGLLQYAAQDLRWLSLVPGVVGAALLVPAVLGLLPRGTYRARRGLPSVVLLRGVAAGSFIAAETFVPLMLVTQRGLSPTLAGFSLALGGVTWALGSWIQSQGRVEPYRGRLMVLGMLMVTVAIAGAPAVLIESVPVWTLALAWAVGCLGMGLVIGSTSVLLMQLSAPEEAGANSAALQISDALANVVLLAGGGAAFAALGGGAVGAAHAFEGGGGVSHPGAFVVVFLPMACVALVGAWVATRLHEREPAA; from the coding sequence ATGAGTGCCCTTGAGCCCCGCGCCCCCCAGAGAACCGCACCGGTCCCCGTCCCGGCCCCGGCCTCGCCCGAGGGCGGGATCATGGGCGCCGCGTACCGGACGCTCAGCTTCGGGATCATCTCCGTCGTCTTCCTCATCGCCTTCGAGGCGACGGCGGTGGGTACGGCCATGCCCGTCGCCGCCCGGGAGCTGGAGGGGATCGGGCTCTACGCCTTCGCCTTCTCCGCCTACTTCACGACGAGCCTCTTCGGGATGGTCCTGGCGGGCCAGTGGGCCGACCGGCAAGGGCCGCTGCGGCCGCTGACCGTCGGGATCGGGGCCTTCGCCGCCGGACTGGTGTGCTCCGGGACCGCCGGCGCCATGTGGGTGTTCGTACTCGGCCGGGCCGTGCAGGGGTTCGGCGGCGGGCTGGTCATCGTCGCGCTGTACGTGGTGGTGAGCCGGGCCTACGAGGAACGGCTGCGCCCCGCGATCATGGCGGCCTTCGCCGCGAGCTGGGTGGTGCCGTCGATCGTCGGACCGCTGGCCTCCGGGACGGTCACCGAGCACCTCGGGTGGCGCTGGGTGTTCCTCGGGATCCCCGTACTGGTGGTCGTGCCGCTGGTGGTGGCGCTGCCGGCGATACGGCGGAGCGCGTCCGGGCCGGTCGATCCGGACGCCCCGGCCGAGGCCTTCGACCGGCGGCGGATCCGGCTGGCGCTCGGGATCTCGATCGGGGCGGGCCTGCTCCAGTACGCGGCGCAGGACCTGCGCTGGCTGTCGCTGGTGCCGGGCGTCGTGGGCGCGGCGCTGCTGGTGCCGGCCGTACTGGGGCTGCTGCCGCGCGGGACGTACCGGGCGCGGCGCGGGCTGCCGTCGGTGGTGCTGCTGCGCGGGGTCGCGGCGGGGTCGTTCATCGCGGCGGAGACCTTCGTACCGCTGATGCTGGTAACCCAGCGGGGGCTGAGCCCGACGCTGGCCGGGTTCTCGCTGGCGCTGGGCGGGGTGACGTGGGCGCTGGGGTCGTGGATCCAGTCGCAGGGGCGGGTGGAACCGTACCGGGGGCGGCTGATGGTGCTGGGCATGCTCATGGTGACGGTGGCGATCGCGGGGGCGCCGGCGGTGCTGATCGAGTCGGTGCCGGTGTGGACGCTGGCGCTGGCCTGGGCGGTGGGGTGCCTGGGGATGGGGCTGGTGATCGGGTCCACGAGCGTGCTGCTGATGCAGTTGTCCGCGCCGGAGGAGGCGGGGGCCAATTCCGCCGCGCTGCAGATTTCGGACGCGCTGGCGAACGTGGTGCTGCTGGCGGGCGGCGGGGCGGCGTTCGCCGCGTTGGGGGGCGGGGCGGTGGGCGCCGCCCATGCCTTCGAGGGCGGGGGCGGGGTGTCGCACCCCGGGGCGTTCGTGGTGGTGTTCCTGCCGATGGCCTGCGTGGCGCTGGTGGGGGCGTGGGTGGCGACGCGGCTGCACGAACGCGAACCGGCCGCCTGA
- a CDS encoding xanthine dehydrogenase family protein molybdopterin-binding subunit → MTASGAAPVDEAEEQGVPRGIGASVPSVDARAKSEGTFPYAADLWAEGLLWAAVLRSPHAHARILSIDTSAAAEMPGVRAVVTHADVPGATTHGRRIADRPVFAHDVVRHHGEPIAAVAADHPDTARLAAAAIAVEYELLDAVTDPEQAFGAPPLHPDGNLIRHIPLRYGDPEATGEVVVEGLYRIGRQDPAPIGAEAGLAVPRPDGGVEIYTASTDPHTDRDLAAACFGLEPDRVRVVVTGVPGATADREDAAFQLPLGLLALRTGCPVKLAATREESFLGHAHRHPTLLRYRHHADAEGRLVKVEAQILMDAGAYADASSESLAAAVAFACGPYVVPHAFVEGWAVRTNNPPSGHVRGEGAMQVCAAYEGQMDKLAAALGIDGAELRMRNVLATGDLLPTGQTVTCPAPVAELLRSVRDYPLPSLPKDTPEDEWLLPGGPEGAGEPGAVRRGVGYGVGMVHMLGAEGTDEVATATVKVVDGSATVICAAVDTGQGFSTLARQIVQEILGVDEVVTAPVDTDQPPAGPSAHGRHTWVSGGAVERAAKMVRTQLLQPMAHKLGMSTELLQIQDGRITSYDGAFSTTVAEAMAGKELWATAQCRPHPTEPLDGDGQGDAFVGLAFCAIRAVVDVDVELGSVRVVELAVAQDVGRILNPRQLEARIEAGVTQGVGAALTENLRSVSGLVRHPDLTGYALPTSLDAPAVRIVKLVEERDVVAPFGAKAASAVPVVTTPAAVASAVRAATGRPVNRLPIRPSAAVSTG, encoded by the coding sequence GTGACGGCCTCCGGCGCCGCCCCCGTCGACGAAGCCGAGGAGCAGGGCGTTCCGCGCGGAATCGGGGCCTCCGTGCCCTCCGTCGACGCCCGCGCCAAGAGCGAGGGAACCTTCCCCTACGCCGCCGACCTGTGGGCCGAGGGCCTGCTCTGGGCCGCGGTGCTGCGCTCCCCGCACGCCCACGCCCGGATCCTGTCCATCGACACCTCGGCCGCCGCCGAGATGCCCGGCGTCCGCGCCGTCGTCACCCACGCCGACGTCCCCGGCGCCACCACGCACGGCCGCCGCATCGCCGACCGGCCGGTGTTCGCGCACGACGTGGTCCGCCACCACGGCGAGCCCATCGCCGCCGTCGCCGCCGACCACCCCGACACGGCCCGGCTCGCCGCCGCCGCCATCGCGGTCGAGTACGAGCTGCTGGACGCCGTCACCGACCCCGAGCAGGCCTTCGGCGCCCCGCCCCTGCACCCCGACGGCAACCTGATCCGGCACATTCCGCTCCGCTACGGCGACCCGGAGGCGACCGGCGAGGTCGTCGTCGAGGGCCTGTACCGGATCGGCCGCCAGGACCCCGCACCCATCGGCGCCGAGGCCGGACTGGCCGTGCCACGGCCCGACGGGGGCGTGGAGATCTACACCGCCTCCACCGACCCGCACACCGACCGCGACCTCGCGGCCGCCTGCTTCGGACTCGAACCGGACCGGGTCCGCGTCGTCGTCACCGGCGTTCCGGGCGCCACGGCCGACCGCGAGGACGCCGCCTTCCAGCTGCCGCTGGGCCTGCTCGCGCTGCGCACCGGCTGCCCGGTCAAGCTGGCCGCCACCCGCGAGGAGTCCTTCCTCGGCCACGCCCACCGCCACCCGACGCTGCTGCGCTACCGCCACCACGCGGACGCCGAGGGCCGGCTGGTCAAGGTGGAGGCCCAGATCCTGATGGACGCGGGCGCCTACGCCGACGCCTCGTCCGAGTCCCTGGCGGCGGCCGTTGCCTTCGCCTGCGGCCCGTACGTCGTCCCGCACGCGTTCGTCGAAGGCTGGGCGGTCCGTACGAACAACCCGCCGTCGGGCCACGTCCGGGGCGAGGGCGCTATGCAGGTCTGCGCCGCGTACGAGGGCCAGATGGACAAACTCGCCGCCGCCCTCGGCATCGACGGCGCCGAACTGCGCATGCGCAACGTGCTGGCCACCGGCGACCTGCTCCCGACCGGCCAGACGGTCACCTGCCCGGCGCCGGTCGCGGAACTGCTGCGTTCGGTACGCGACTACCCGCTGCCCTCCCTCCCCAAGGACACCCCGGAGGACGAGTGGCTGCTGCCCGGCGGCCCCGAGGGCGCGGGCGAGCCCGGCGCGGTGCGGCGCGGGGTCGGGTACGGGGTCGGCATGGTCCACATGCTCGGCGCCGAAGGCACGGACGAGGTGGCCACCGCCACCGTGAAGGTGGTCGACGGCTCCGCGACGGTCATCTGCGCGGCGGTCGACACCGGGCAGGGCTTCTCGACGCTCGCCCGCCAGATCGTCCAGGAGATCCTGGGCGTGGACGAGGTGGTGACGGCCCCGGTCGACACCGACCAGCCGCCGGCGGGCCCGTCGGCGCACGGCCGGCACACGTGGGTCTCGGGCGGCGCGGTCGAGCGGGCCGCGAAGATGGTCCGTACGCAGCTCCTCCAGCCGATGGCGCACAAGCTCGGCATGTCCACGGAGCTCCTCCAGATCCAGGACGGCCGCATCACGTCGTACGACGGGGCCTTCTCCACGACGGTCGCGGAGGCCATGGCGGGCAAGGAACTCTGGGCGACGGCCCAGTGCCGCCCGCACCCGACGGAACCGCTGGACGGGGACGGCCAGGGCGACGCGTTCGTCGGCCTGGCGTTCTGCGCGATCCGCGCGGTGGTGGACGTGGACGTCGAGCTGGGCTCGGTGCGCGTGGTCGAACTGGCCGTGGCGCAGGACGTGGGCCGCATCCTCAACCCCCGGCAGCTGGAGGCCCGTATCGAAGCGGGCGTCACCCAGGGCGTGGGCGCGGCGCTGACGGAGAACCTCCGCTCGGTCTCGGGCCTGGTCCGCCACCCGGACCTGACGGGCTACGCCCTGCCGACGTCGCTGGACGCCCCGGCGGTCCGCATCGTCAAGCTGGTCGAGGAGCGCGACGTGGTGGCCCCGTTCGGCGCGAAGGCGGCCAGCGCGGTCCCGGTGGTGACCACCCCGGCGGCCGTCGCCTCGGCGGTCCGCGCGGCGACGGGCCGCCCCGTCAACCGGCTCCCGATCCGGCCGTCGGCGGCGGTCTCCACGGGGTGA
- a CDS encoding (2Fe-2S)-binding protein, with product MAGGRGRAFARAFARAGRRADPGLDPAAAVGFGGVRGTGRPGRRGRARPGRDRGVALPRGDARAAGAGVRVLRGAGPVAVARDRAVGDAGVGDGQRRPGRRLEPGPGDTAGRRGGPLGDRPHRVRGRPRVRGGARLRGRAAGCGRGRPVADLGRTAGARRRRAGVRRPRRGRPAPGPARAGRPGRGHAARGRAGAPGPARHRGRPWRGGGAGLGRATASRGEAAAGPAAAFAGGHGYAEMPAEAAEPAPAEAAFAGGHGFAEVAAEAAAEPEPGPGPEPEPEPLVGAGVGEPAGGEPVAAEAAGFEAAGFEPAGFEAEAAGAEAGAPAGAAVAAERGEHGFTGSGHAFAEDAESPTPTGDVPAGAETTPDAGSAGGFPAQDPTYDEEVTAPVAHHEHPSASYVLRVNGADRPVTGAWIGESLLYVLRERLGLAGAKDGCSQGECGACAVQVDGRLVASCLVPAATAAGSEVRTVEGLATDGELSDVQQALCRSGAVQCGFCVPGMAMTIHDLLEGNHAPSELETRQALCGNLCRCSGYTGVIDAVREVVAEREATAADADANAEAAASGTEPRIPHQAPPGEGGIHGANGAHGTHGTHGIQHNGGMA from the coding sequence GTGGCCGGAGGCCGGGGCAGAGCCTTCGCCCGCGCCTTCGCCCGCGCCGGTCGGCGGGCCGATCCCGGCCTCGATCCCGCTGCCGCCGTCGGTTTCGGCGGCGTTCGCGGAACCGGCCGCCCAGGGCGGCGAGGCCGAGCACGACCTGGGCGCGACCGCGGAGTGGCGCTTCCCCGAGGCGACGCACGAGCCGCAGGAGCAGGGGTACGAGTCCTACGAGGCGCAGGCCCAGTCGCAGTCGCACGCGACCGGGCAGTGGGCGATGCCGGCGTCGGTGACGGGCAACGGCGCCCTGGACGCCGACTGGAGCCAGGCCCCGGCGACACTGCCGGGCGGCGCGGCGGCCCCCTGGGCGACCGGCCACACCGGGTACGAGGACGCCCGCGGGTACGAGGAGGCGCGCGGCTACGCGGCCGGGCAGCCGGGTGCGGCCGAGGGCGACCTGTCGCTGACCTCGGGCGTACTGCCGGGGCTCGCCGACGCCGCGCGGGGGTTCGGCGGCCACGGCGCGGGCGCCCCGCCCCGGGGCCCGCGCGTGCTGGGCGGCCCGGGCGTGGGCACGCTGCCCGAGGGCGAGCCGGTGCACCCGGCCCCGCACGACATCGAGGCCGCCCATGGCGCGGCGGCGGCGCCGGTCTTGGCAGAGCGACCGCATCCCGGGGCGAGGCGGCGGCCGGCCCGGCTGCCGCGTTCGCGGGCGGACACGGGTACGCGGAGATGCCTGCCGAGGCTGCCGAGCCGGCGCCGGCCGAGGCCGCGTTCGCGGGCGGGCACGGGTTCGCGGAGGTGGCCGCGGAGGCGGCTGCCGAGCCGGAGCCCGGGCCGGGGCCCGAGCCCGAGCCGGAGCCGCTGGTCGGGGCCGGTGTCGGTGAGCCGGCCGGGGGTGAGCCCGTGGCGGCGGAGGCCGCGGGGTTCGAGGCCGCCGGGTTCGAGCCCGCCGGGTTCGAGGCCGAGGCTGCCGGGGCCGAGGCCGGTGCGCCGGCCGGGGCCGCGGTGGCCGCCGAGCGCGGTGAGCACGGGTTCACGGGATCCGGCCACGCCTTCGCCGAAGACGCGGAGTCGCCCACGCCGACCGGGGACGTCCCCGCCGGCGCGGAGACGACCCCGGACGCGGGCAGCGCCGGAGGTTTCCCGGCGCAGGATCCGACGTACGACGAAGAAGTGACGGCGCCCGTCGCCCATCACGAGCACCCGTCGGCGTCGTACGTGCTGCGCGTCAACGGCGCCGACCGGCCCGTCACCGGCGCCTGGATCGGGGAGTCGCTGCTCTACGTGCTGCGCGAGCGCCTCGGCCTCGCCGGCGCCAAGGACGGCTGCTCGCAGGGCGAGTGCGGCGCCTGCGCCGTGCAGGTCGACGGCCGGCTCGTCGCCTCCTGCCTGGTTCCGGCCGCGACCGCCGCCGGGAGCGAGGTCCGCACCGTCGAGGGTCTCGCGACGGACGGGGAACTCTCGGACGTGCAGCAGGCGTTGTGCAGGTCGGGTGCGGTGCAGTGCGGATTCTGCGTACCGGGCATGGCGATGACCATCCACGACCTGCTGGAGGGCAACCACGCCCCGAGCGAGCTGGAGACCCGTCAGGCGTTGTGCGGCAACCTCTGCCGCTGCTCCGGCTACACCGGGGTCATCGACGCCGTCCGCGAGGTCGTCGCCGAGCGCGAGGCCACGGCGGCCGACGCCGACGCCAACGCCGAAGCCGCGGCCTCGGGCACCGAGCCGCGCATCCCACACCAGGCACCGCCCGGCGAGGGCGGGATCCACGGGGCCAACGGGGCCCATGGGACGCACGGGACCCACGGGATTCAGCACAACGGAGGCATGGCGTGA
- a CDS encoding xanthine dehydrogenase family protein subunit M: MHAPDSPQGPQGPQASQAAQSVTLPASLDEAVAALTAMPAAVPVAGGTDLMAAVNAGLLRPAALVGLGRINEIRGWQYQDGHALLGAGLTHARMGRPDFAALIPALAAAARAAGPPQIRNAGTLGGNIATAAPTGDALPVLAALEAVLVIVGPGEPGTAGSAGTSSREIPVSHLLAGRDMLRPGELIGFVRVPLLHAPQVFLKATGRTGPGRAVASVGLVLDPARRGVRCAIGAVAPMPLRPLEAEQWVASLIDWDGERSLAPEALEAFGEYVAAACVPDQGEPVAPGVLHLRRTVAVLARRALGRALTS; this comes from the coding sequence CTGCACGCACCGGATTCACCTCAGGGGCCCCAAGGCCCGCAGGCCTCGCAAGCGGCGCAGTCCGTGACGCTCCCGGCCTCGCTCGACGAGGCCGTGGCGGCGCTCACCGCCATGCCCGCCGCCGTGCCCGTCGCGGGCGGCACCGACCTCATGGCCGCCGTCAACGCGGGGCTGCTGCGGCCCGCCGCACTCGTCGGCCTCGGCCGGATCAACGAGATCCGGGGCTGGCAGTACCAGGACGGCCACGCCCTGCTCGGCGCCGGCCTCACCCACGCGCGGATGGGCCGGCCGGACTTCGCCGCCCTGATCCCCGCCCTGGCGGCGGCCGCGCGGGCCGCGGGCCCGCCGCAGATCCGCAACGCCGGCACGCTCGGCGGCAACATCGCCACGGCGGCGCCGACCGGGGACGCGCTGCCGGTGCTGGCGGCGCTGGAGGCCGTGCTGGTCATCGTCGGTCCGGGCGAGCCCGGCACGGCGGGGTCCGCCGGCACCTCCAGCCGGGAGATCCCGGTGTCGCACCTGCTGGCCGGGCGCGACATGCTGCGGCCGGGCGAGCTGATCGGCTTCGTACGGGTGCCGCTGCTTCACGCCCCGCAGGTGTTCCTGAAGGCCACGGGCCGTACGGGGCCGGGGCGCGCGGTGGCGTCCGTGGGGCTCGTGCTCGACCCCGCGCGCCGGGGTGTGCGCTGCGCGATCGGCGCGGTCGCCCCGATGCCGCTGCGGCCGCTCGAAGCCGAGCAGTGGGTGGCCTCGTTGATCGACTGGGACGGGGAGCGGAGCCTGGCCCCCGAGGCGCTGGAGGCCTTCGGGGAGTACGTCGCGGCCGCCTGCGTACCCGACCAGGGGGAGCCGGTGGCCCCCGGCGTACTGCATCTGCGGCGGACGGTCGCCGTGCTGGCACGGAGGGCCCTGGGGAGGGCACTGACCTCATGA
- a CDS encoding beta-N-acetylhexosaminidase, giving the protein MDLIPLPRTTALRPDAAPYVFGPEPVLAAGTAAAGTARWLRRELGAATGWGLPEAGPGAVGDIRLRLDPDAAGTGGPEGYALTIDEGGVELAGASAAGLFWGAQTLRQLLGADAYRKAPLPGRVWSLPHGTVVDGPRFGWRGLMLDVARHFMPKDGVLRYIDLLAAHKLNVLHLHLTDDQGWRVEIKRHPRLTEVGAWRPRSRWGHRASPLWNETPHGGFYTQDDIREIVAYAAERHVRVVPEIDVPGHSQAAIAAYPELGNTDVVDTAALGVWDDWGVNENVLAPTEAVLRFYEGVFEELLELFPVEVSPFVHVGGDECPKAQWRASAAAQERIRELGVDGEDGLQSWFIRHFDAWLSARGRRLIGWDEILEGGLAPGAAVSSWRGYAGGIAAAEAGHDVVMCPEQQVYLDHRQAGGPDEPMPIGYVRSLEDVYRFEPVPPKLSPQAAAHVLGAQANVWTEVTENQGRVDYQVFPRLAAFAEVVWSRLPESAERDWAGFETRMAGHRARLDALGVDYRRPGGPLPWQRRPGVLGRPIEGEPPIV; this is encoded by the coding sequence ATGGACCTGATCCCCCTGCCCCGGACCACCGCCCTGCGCCCGGACGCGGCGCCCTACGTGTTCGGGCCCGAGCCCGTCCTCGCCGCCGGGACCGCGGCCGCCGGCACCGCGCGCTGGCTGCGCCGCGAGCTCGGGGCCGCCACAGGGTGGGGGCTGCCGGAGGCCGGGCCGGGAGCGGTGGGCGACATACGGCTGCGCCTGGACCCGGACGCCGCGGGGACGGGCGGGCCCGAGGGCTACGCCCTCACGATCGACGAGGGCGGCGTGGAGCTCGCCGGCGCGTCCGCCGCCGGACTGTTCTGGGGCGCCCAGACGCTGCGTCAGCTGCTCGGGGCCGACGCCTACCGCAAGGCGCCGCTGCCCGGCCGGGTGTGGAGCCTCCCGCACGGCACGGTCGTCGACGGCCCCCGCTTCGGGTGGCGCGGCCTGATGCTGGACGTCGCACGGCACTTCATGCCCAAGGACGGCGTGCTGCGCTACATCGACCTGCTCGCCGCGCACAAGCTCAACGTGCTGCACCTGCACCTGACGGACGACCAGGGCTGGCGGGTGGAGATCAAGCGCCACCCGAGGCTCACCGAGGTCGGCGCCTGGCGGCCGCGCAGCCGCTGGGGCCACCGGGCCTCGCCGCTGTGGAACGAGACCCCGCACGGCGGCTTCTACACCCAGGACGACATCCGCGAGATCGTCGCGTACGCCGCCGAGCGGCACGTCCGGGTAGTCCCGGAGATCGACGTACCGGGGCACTCGCAGGCCGCGATCGCCGCGTACCCGGAGCTCGGGAACACCGATGTCGTGGACACCGCCGCGCTGGGGGTGTGGGACGACTGGGGCGTCAACGAGAACGTGCTCGCGCCGACCGAGGCTGTACTGCGGTTCTACGAGGGGGTCTTCGAGGAGCTGCTGGAGCTGTTCCCCGTCGAGGTCTCGCCGTTCGTGCACGTGGGCGGGGACGAATGCCCCAAAGCGCAGTGGCGGGCCTCGGCGGCCGCGCAGGAGCGGATCCGGGAGCTGGGGGTGGACGGCGAGGACGGGCTCCAGTCCTGGTTCATCCGGCACTTCGACGCGTGGCTGTCGGCGCGCGGGCGGCGGCTGATCGGCTGGGACGAGATCCTGGAGGGCGGACTGGCGCCGGGCGCGGCCGTGTCGTCCTGGCGCGGGTACGCGGGCGGGATCGCGGCGGCCGAGGCGGGCCACGACGTGGTGATGTGCCCCGAGCAGCAGGTGTACCTGGACCACCGTCAGGCGGGCGGCCCCGACGAGCCGATGCCGATCGGGTACGTGCGCTCGCTGGAGGACGTGTACCGCTTCGAGCCGGTGCCGCCGAAGCTGTCGCCGCAGGCCGCGGCCCATGTCCTGGGGGCTCAGGCCAACGTGTGGACCGAGGTGACGGAAAACCAGGGCCGGGTGGACTACCAGGTGTTCCCGCGGCTGGCCGCGTTCGCGGAGGTGGTCTGGTCGCGGCTTCCGGAATCCGCCGAGCGGGACTGGGCCGGCTTCGAGACGCGGATGGCGGGGCACCGCGCACGGCTGGACGCGCTCGGCGTCGACTACCGGCGTCCCGGCGGTCCGTTGCCGTGGCAGCGTCGGCCCGGGGTGCTCGGACGCCCGATCGAGGGGGAGCCCCCGATCGTGTGA
- a CDS encoding DUF3039 domain-containing protein, whose translation MSTLEPERGTGTGTLVEPTPQVSHGDGDHERFAHYVQKDKIMESALGGTPVVALCGKVWVPGRDPKKYPVCPMCKEIYESMGAGGDKDKGGKDK comes from the coding sequence ATGAGCACTCTTGAGCCCGAGCGCGGGACTGGTACGGGGACCCTCGTAGAGCCGACGCCGCAGGTGTCCCACGGCGACGGCGACCACGAGCGCTTCGCCCACTACGTCCAGAAGGACAAGATCATGGAGAGCGCGCTCGGGGGCACCCCCGTCGTCGCGCTCTGCGGCAAGGTGTGGGTCCCGGGCCGGGACCCGAAGAAGTACCCGGTCTGCCCCATGTGCAAGGAGATCTACGAGTCCATGGGCGCCGGCGGCGACAAGGACAAGGGCGGCAAGGACAAGTAG
- a CDS encoding YqgE/AlgH family protein, whose translation MTEVSSLTGRLLVATPALADPNFDRAVVLLLDHDEQGSLGVVLNRPTPVGVGDILLPWATLAGDPGVVFQGGPVALDSALGIAVIPGEEGPLGWRRVHGAIGLVDLEAPPELLAAALGSLRIFAGYSGWGPGQLEDELGDGAWYVVESEPGDISFPDPERLWRAVLRRQRSELAMVATYPDDPSLN comes from the coding sequence ATGACCGAGGTGTCCTCCCTCACAGGGCGGCTGCTCGTGGCCACCCCAGCCCTCGCGGACCCGAACTTCGACCGCGCGGTGGTGCTGCTGCTCGACCACGACGAGCAGGGCTCCCTCGGCGTGGTCCTCAACAGGCCGACCCCCGTGGGCGTCGGCGACATCCTGCTGCCGTGGGCCACGCTGGCCGGCGATCCGGGCGTGGTCTTCCAGGGCGGCCCGGTGGCCCTGGACTCCGCCCTCGGCATCGCCGTGATCCCGGGCGAGGAAGGTCCCCTCGGCTGGCGCCGGGTGCACGGGGCGATCGGCCTCGTCGACCTGGAGGCCCCGCCGGAACTGCTGGCGGCGGCCCTGGGCTCGCTGCGCATCTTCGCGGGCTACTCCGGATGGGGCCCCGGCCAACTGGAGGACGAGCTCGGCGACGGCGCCTGGTACGTGGTGGAGTCGGAGCCCGGGGACATCTCCTTCCCGGATCCCGAGCGCCTGTGGCGGGCGGTCCTGCGCCGCCAGCGCAGCGAGCTCGCCATGGTCGCGACCTATCCGGACGACCCGTCGCTCAACTGA
- the murA gene encoding UDP-N-acetylglucosamine 1-carboxyvinyltransferase, which yields MTGTDRDDVLLVHGGTPLEGEIRVRGAKNLVPKAMVAALLGSEPSRLRNVPDIRDVRVVRGLLQLHGVTVRPGEEPGELVLDPTHVESANVADIDAHAGSSRIPILFCGPLLHRLGHAFIPGLGGCDIGGRPIDFHFDVLRQFGATIEKREGGQYLEAPQRLRGCKIRLPYPSVGSTEQVLLTAVLAEGVTELSNAAVEPEIEDLICVLQKMGAIISMDTDRTIRITGVDRLGGYNHKALPDRLEAASWASAALATGGNIYVRGAQQRSMMTFLNTFRRVGGAFEIDDEGIRFWHPGGALNAIALETDVHPGFQTDWQQPLVVALTQATGLSIVHETVYESRLGFTSALNQMGAHIQLYRECLGGSACRFGQRNFLHSAVVSGPTKLQGADLVIPDLRGGFSYLIAALAAEGTSRVHGIDLINRGYENFMEKLVELGAKVELPNGDLV from the coding sequence ATGACCGGCACAGACAGAGACGACGTACTGCTTGTCCATGGCGGTACCCCGCTCGAGGGCGAGATCCGTGTCCGCGGTGCGAAGAACCTCGTGCCCAAGGCCATGGTCGCCGCTCTGCTCGGCAGCGAACCCAGCCGCCTGCGCAATGTCCCCGACATCCGCGACGTGCGGGTCGTGCGCGGTCTGCTCCAGCTGCACGGTGTCACCGTGCGCCCCGGCGAGGAGCCGGGCGAGCTGGTGCTCGACCCCACCCACGTCGAGAGCGCGAACGTCGCCGACATCGACGCCCACGCGGGTTCTTCCCGGATCCCGATCCTGTTCTGCGGCCCGCTGCTGCACCGCCTCGGCCACGCCTTCATCCCGGGCCTCGGCGGCTGCGACATCGGCGGCCGGCCGATCGACTTCCACTTCGACGTGCTCCGCCAGTTCGGCGCGACCATCGAGAAGCGCGAAGGCGGCCAGTACCTGGAGGCCCCGCAGCGGCTGCGCGGCTGCAAGATCCGCCTGCCGTACCCGTCCGTCGGTTCGACCGAGCAGGTGCTGCTGACGGCCGTTCTGGCCGAGGGCGTGACCGAGCTCAGCAACGCCGCGGTGGAGCCGGAGATCGAGGACCTCATCTGCGTACTGCAGAAGATGGGCGCGATCATCTCCATGGACACCGACCGGACCATCCGGATCACCGGTGTGGACCGCCTCGGCGGGTACAACCACAAGGCGCTCCCGGACCGTCTGGAGGCCGCGTCCTGGGCTTCCGCGGCCCTGGCGACCGGCGGCAACATCTACGTGCGCGGCGCCCAGCAGCGCTCCATGATGACCTTCCTGAACACGTTCCGCCGCGTCGGCGGCGCGTTCGAGATCGACGACGAGGGCATCCGCTTCTGGCACCCGGGCGGCGCGCTCAACGCGATCGCCCTGGAGACGGACGTGCACCCCGGTTTCCAGACCGACTGGCAGCAGCCGCTGGTCGTCGCCCTGACGCAGGCCACGGGCCTGTCGATCGTCCACGAGACGGTCTACGAGTCGCGGCTCGGCTTCACCTCGGCGCTCAACCAGATGGGTGCGCACATCCAGCTGTACCGGGAGTGCCTGGGCGGCTCGGCGTGCCGGTTCGGCCAGCGCAACTTCCTGCACTCGGCGGTCGTCTCCGGCCCGACGAAGCTGCAGGGCGCCGACCTGGTCATCCCCGACCTGCGCGGCGGGTTCTCGTACCTGATCGCGGCGCTGGCCGCCGAGGGCACCTCGCGCGTCCACGGCATCGACCTGATCAACCGCGGCTACGAGAACTTCATGGAGAAGCTCGTCGAGCTGGGCGCGAAGGTCGAGCTCCCCAACGGCGACCTCGTCTGA
- a CDS encoding HU family DNA-binding protein, translating into MNRSELVAALSERAEVTRKDADAVLAALAETIGEVVAKGDEKVTIPGFLTFERTHRAARTARNPQTGDPIQIPAGFSVKVSAGSKLKEAAKGK; encoded by the coding sequence ATGAACCGCAGTGAGCTGGTGGCCGCTCTGTCCGAGCGCGCCGAGGTGACCCGCAAGGACGCCGACGCCGTTCTGGCCGCCCTCGCCGAGACCATCGGTGAGGTCGTCGCCAAGGGCGACGAGAAGGTCACCATCCCCGGCTTCCTGACCTTCGAGCGCACCCACCGTGCCGCTCGCACCGCGCGCAACCCGCAGACCGGCGACCCCATCCAGATCCCGGCCGGCTTCAGCGTGAAGGTCTCCGCGGGCTCCAAGCTCAAGGAAGCCGCCAAGGGCAAGTAG